A window from gamma proteobacterium SS-5 encodes these proteins:
- the dksA gene encoding RNA polymerase-binding protein DksA — MSETATDTGQGPFNIKPYKEKEGEEYMNAEQEAHFREILMAWKRELMEEVDRTVGHMKDDAANFPDPNDRATQESEFSLELRTRDRERKLLKRIGDMLKRLDEHEYGYCESCGVEIGLRRLEARPTATLCIDCKTLDEIRERQRA, encoded by the coding sequence ATGTCAGAAACAGCAACGGACACTGGGCAAGGCCCATTTAACATCAAGCCCTACAAGGAAAAAGAGGGTGAGGAATACATGAACGCCGAGCAGGAGGCGCACTTCCGCGAGATCCTCATGGCCTGGAAACGGGAACTGATGGAGGAGGTGGACCGTACCGTTGGCCACATGAAGGATGACGCCGCCAACTTCCCCGACCCCAACGATCGCGCCACCCAGGAATCGGAATTCAGCCTGGAACTGCGCACCCGTGACCGCGAACGCAAGCTGCTCAAGCGCATCGGCGATATGCTCAAGCGTCTGGATGAGCATGAATACGGCTACTGCGAGTCCTGCGGCGTGGAGATTGGTCTGCGTCGGCTGGAGGCCCGACCCACCGCCACCCTCTGTATCGACTGCAAGACCCTGGATGAGATCCGGGAAAGACAGCGGGCCTGA
- a CDS encoding DUF697 domain-containing protein, whose translation MTTATTEKPEVDLHAKSARVIASAVKWSAAAAVVPVPYVDLLALGSVQVKMVRDLARVYGLDVGDETLQGVISALLGTLVPASISTGLLGSSLKVIPGGGSLIGSLGMAAFGSASTFAIGKIFVMHFAGGGTLSNFSAEAVEDDLKKEFAAAKAK comes from the coding sequence ATGACGACTGCAACAACCGAAAAACCCGAAGTTGACCTTCATGCCAAATCGGCCCGCGTGATTGCTTCGGCGGTCAAATGGTCTGCTGCGGCCGCAGTGGTACCTGTCCCCTATGTTGATCTGCTTGCCCTGGGCTCGGTCCAGGTCAAGATGGTGCGTGACCTGGCCCGCGTCTATGGCCTGGATGTCGGCGACGAAACCCTGCAAGGGGTGATCTCCGCCCTGCTGGGTACCCTGGTACCGGCCAGCATCAGCACCGGCCTGCTGGGCAGTTCGCTCAAGGTCATCCCCGGTGGGGGTTCGCTGATCGGCAGCCTGGGCATGGCCGCCTTTGGCTCGGCCTCTACCTTTGCCATCGGCAAGATCTTTGTGATGCACTTTGCCGGGGGCGGCACCCTCAGCAACTTCAGCGCCGAGGCCGTAGAGGATGATCTGAAGAAGGAATTTGCCGCTGCCAAGGCAAAATAA
- the recN gene encoding DNA repair protein RecN encodes MLTGISISNLIIVERLELEFDPGMTALTGETGAGKSILIDALGLALGDRADNSLIRHGAERAEISVSFDLADCPEAAQWLADNDLDADDQCIIRRVLTRDKRSRAYINGTASPGPQLQGLGGLLLAIHGQHAHQALMQASQQRNLLDDYAGLGEQRRQIQQTYRDWQQTRERFEQLRQASSERNDRLDLLRFQVQELDQLALGENELEQLDAEHERLSHAGRLLQGCSALLDLLAEGEADLRGGLGQALRELQELSQLDPRLQDPNQAVDSALIQLDEAISGLRHYLDQLELDPERLAELEQRLTSIHDIARKHRLQPSEIPTHQARLRAELAQLEHADEALDGLLAQTQRLQQDYSAQAEALRQARQRAGERLAQEVSQSMQQLGMVGGRFQVSLEPLPLEKASASGLDRVVFLVSANHGQPLQPLAKSASGGELSRISLSLQVATADCSRTPTLIFDEVDVGIGGGVAEIVGRLLRRLGGQRQVLCVTHLPQVAAQAHHHLQVRKHSDAQATQTQIQVLDESQRVDEIARMLGGLEITEQSLSHAREMIQRARSY; translated from the coding sequence ATGCTGACCGGCATAAGCATCAGCAACCTGATCATCGTTGAACGGCTGGAGCTGGAATTCGACCCCGGCATGACCGCGCTGACCGGCGAGACCGGCGCGGGCAAGTCCATCCTCATCGACGCCCTGGGCCTGGCCCTGGGGGATAGGGCCGACAACAGCCTGATCCGCCACGGCGCGGAGCGGGCCGAGATCAGCGTCAGCTTCGATCTGGCCGACTGCCCGGAGGCCGCCCAATGGCTGGCCGACAACGACCTGGACGCGGATGACCAGTGCATCATCCGCCGCGTGCTCACCCGGGACAAACGCTCCCGCGCCTACATCAACGGCACCGCCAGCCCCGGCCCCCAGCTGCAGGGCCTGGGCGGCCTGCTGCTGGCGATCCACGGCCAGCACGCCCACCAGGCGCTGATGCAGGCCAGCCAGCAGCGCAACCTGCTGGATGACTACGCCGGCCTGGGCGAACAGCGGCGCCAGATTCAACAGACCTACCGCGACTGGCAGCAGACCCGCGAGCGCTTCGAGCAGCTGCGCCAGGCCTCCAGCGAACGCAACGACCGCCTCGACCTGCTGCGCTTTCAGGTACAGGAGCTGGACCAGCTGGCCCTGGGGGAAAACGAACTGGAACAGCTGGATGCGGAGCACGAGCGGCTCAGCCACGCCGGTCGCCTGCTGCAGGGCTGCAGCGCGCTTTTGGACCTGCTAGCCGAGGGCGAGGCCGACCTGCGCGGCGGGCTGGGCCAGGCCCTGCGCGAACTGCAGGAGCTCAGCCAGCTGGACCCGCGCCTGCAGGACCCCAACCAAGCGGTGGATAGCGCCCTGATCCAGCTGGACGAGGCCATCAGCGGCCTGCGCCACTATCTCGACCAGCTGGAGCTGGACCCGGAGCGCCTGGCCGAGCTGGAGCAGCGCCTGACCAGCATCCACGACATCGCCCGCAAGCACCGCCTGCAGCCAAGCGAGATCCCGACCCATCAGGCACGCCTGCGGGCAGAGCTTGCGCAGCTGGAGCACGCCGACGAGGCGCTGGATGGCCTGCTCGCTCAGACCCAGCGCCTGCAGCAGGACTACAGCGCCCAGGCCGAGGCCCTGCGCCAGGCCCGTCAACGGGCTGGCGAGCGCCTGGCGCAAGAGGTCAGCCAAAGCATGCAGCAGCTGGGCATGGTCGGCGGCCGCTTTCAGGTCAGCCTGGAGCCCCTGCCGCTGGAGAAGGCCTCCGCCAGCGGCCTGGATCGGGTCGTCTTTCTGGTCAGCGCCAACCACGGCCAACCCCTGCAGCCCCTGGCCAAGAGCGCCTCCGGCGGCGAGCTATCCCGCATCAGCCTGTCCCTGCAGGTGGCCACGGCAGATTGCAGCCGCACCCCGACCCTGATCTTCGACGAGGTGGACGTGGGCATAGGCGGCGGCGTGGCGGAGATCGTCGGCCGCCTGCTGCGCCGCCTGGGCGGCCAGCGCCAGGTCCTGTGCGTCACCCACCTGCCTCAGGTCGCGGCCCAGGCCCATCATCATCTGCAGGTACGCAAACACAGCGATGCCCAGGCCACCCAGACGCAGATTCAAGTATTGGATGAGTCGCAACGGGTGGATGAAATCGCCCGTATGCTCGGCGGCCTGGAGATCACCGAACAAAGCCTCAGCCACGCCCGGGAGATGATCCAGCGGGCCCGTTCATACTGA
- the gluQRS gene encoding tRNA glutamyl-Q(34) synthetase GluQRS has translation MRSGKDSGPDPADGGRQARLPYCGRFAPSPTGTLHFGSLVAALASYADARAAAGRWLVRIENLDPPREVPGSADRILRALEAFGFAWDGPVLYQSERSTLYREVCEDLKRQGLAYVCSCSRKQIAARAPSGIEGPIYPGSCRRAGLVDRTGRALRLLTQEQAIDFDDRIQGPLRQRVQSEFGDFVIRRADGPFAYQLAVVVDDWQQGVNQVVRGCDLLHSSTRQIHLQRCLGAPRPGYAHLPLVLDRQGRKLSKSSADQPLDPANPLPALRAAWGFLDQPDPPAQIERLDEFWDWALANWTLARIRRTPD, from the coding sequence ATGAGATCCGGGAAAGACAGCGGGCCTGATCCAGCGGATGGGGGGCGGCAGGCCCGCCTCCCCTATTGTGGTCGCTTTGCCCCCTCGCCCACCGGCACCCTGCACTTTGGCTCCCTGGTCGCTGCCCTGGCAAGCTATGCCGATGCCCGTGCGGCCGCTGGCCGCTGGCTGGTACGGATCGAGAACCTGGATCCACCGCGAGAGGTGCCAGGCTCCGCCGATCGGATCCTGCGCGCACTGGAGGCCTTTGGCTTTGCCTGGGATGGGCCTGTGCTGTACCAGTCGGAGCGCAGCACCCTGTACCGGGAGGTCTGTGAAGACCTCAAGCGCCAGGGCCTGGCCTATGTGTGCAGTTGTTCGCGCAAGCAGATTGCCGCCCGCGCCCCGAGCGGGATCGAAGGCCCCATCTACCCCGGCAGCTGCCGCCGTGCCGGCCTTGTCGATCGAACGGGGCGTGCCCTGCGTCTGCTCACCCAGGAGCAAGCCATTGACTTTGACGACCGCATCCAGGGGCCGCTGCGGCAGCGCGTGCAAAGCGAGTTTGGTGACTTTGTCATCCGCCGTGCCGATGGCCCCTTTGCCTACCAGCTGGCGGTGGTGGTGGACGACTGGCAGCAGGGCGTCAACCAGGTGGTACGCGGTTGTGACCTGCTCCACTCCAGCACCCGCCAGATCCATTTGCAGCGCTGTCTGGGTGCCCCCCGCCCCGGCTATGCCCATCTGCCGCTGGTACTGGATCGGCAGGGCCGCAAACTAAGCAAGAGTAGCGCCGATCAGCCGCTGGACCCGGCCAATCCCCTGCCCGCCCTGCGCGCCGCCTGGGGCTTTCTCGATCAACCAGACCCACCTGCACAGATCGAACGGCTGGACGAGTTCTGGGACTGGGCCTTGGCCAACTGGACCCTGGCGCGTATCCGGAGGACGCCAGATTAA
- a CDS encoding NAD(+) kinase — MAEQFNRVGLLAKPSPSVRETLQTLIGYLLTSGHEVVLDQSAAELMGQPRLDCLAAEELVQQADLIITIGGDGTLLGAARLLAELQTPLLGINLGRLGFLADISPQQINHSLDRILAGDYEEEQRFMLNTEILRQGEVQHSGLALNDAVIHKWNSARMIEFETYVNGRFVDRQRSDGLIIATPTGSTAYALSGGGPLLEPDLDALLLVPICPHTLSNRPIVVGGDSLIELVISQSTDPANVRVSCDGQDQLVIQAHDRIRIGRHPNRIRLIHPAGHDHFDILRAKLGWGEHKNPERPC; from the coding sequence ATGGCAGAACAATTCAACCGCGTGGGCCTGCTGGCCAAGCCCTCGCCCTCGGTGCGGGAAACCCTGCAGACCCTGATTGGCTACCTGCTCACCAGCGGCCATGAGGTGGTGCTCGACCAGAGCGCCGCCGAGCTGATGGGCCAGCCCCGGCTGGACTGCCTGGCGGCGGAGGAGCTGGTACAGCAGGCCGACCTGATCATCACCATCGGTGGCGACGGCACCCTGCTCGGCGCGGCGCGTCTGCTGGCCGAGCTGCAAACCCCGCTGCTGGGCATCAATCTGGGTCGGCTCGGCTTTCTGGCCGACATCTCACCGCAACAGATCAACCACAGCCTGGACCGCATCCTCGCCGGCGACTACGAGGAAGAGCAGCGTTTCATGCTCAATACCGAGATCCTTCGGCAAGGGGAGGTCCAGCACAGCGGCCTGGCACTGAATGATGCGGTGATCCACAAGTGGAACAGCGCCCGCATGATCGAGTTCGAGACCTATGTCAACGGCCGTTTTGTCGATCGGCAGCGCTCCGATGGCCTGATCATCGCCACCCCCACCGGCTCCACCGCCTATGCCCTGTCCGGCGGCGGACCCCTGCTGGAGCCGGATCTGGATGCCCTGCTGCTGGTGCCCATCTGCCCCCACACCCTGAGCAACCGGCCCATAGTGGTGGGCGGCGACAGCCTGATCGAGCTGGTCATCAGCCAGAGCACCGACCCGGCCAACGTGCGCGTCAGCTGCGACGGTCAGGACCAACTGGTGATCCAGGCCCATGACCGCATCCGCATCGGCCGCCACCCCAACCGCATCCGCCTGATCCACCCCGCCGGCCACGATCATTTCGACATCCTGCGCGCCAAACTGGGCTGGGGCGAACACAAAAACCCGGAGCGCCCATGCTGA
- the hrcA gene encoding heat-inducible transcriptional repressor HrcA, translating into MSQAIGELLDERAQHFLKTLIERYIRDGQPVGSRTLARDSGLSLSPATVRNVLADLEDLGLIISPHTSAGRVPTAEGYRLFVDSLLTVQPLEHSVFSELEEELRSTDNTGRALQSASRWLSRMSSMAGVVTLPKPERVVFRQIEFLRLSAGRILAILVTVDGEVINRVIHSRRDYSASELEQSANYLTQTFSGHSLAQVRERMLQELQATREDMNRLSRQAVEMAGQVFDDEDAEGDCVISGQTNLMGFDELAEMQRLRRLFDAFTEKHEILRLLDDCMSAEGIQIFIGQESGYQSFDGCSLVTAPYKLDNQVVGMLGVIGPTRMAYDRVIPLVDVTAKLLGAALKKPD; encoded by the coding sequence TTGTCCCAGGCGATTGGCGAGCTGCTTGATGAGCGTGCCCAACATTTTCTCAAGACCCTGATCGAGCGCTACATCCGTGATGGTCAGCCGGTGGGCTCGCGCACCCTGGCGCGGGACAGCGGCCTGTCGCTCAGTCCCGCGACGGTGCGCAACGTGCTGGCCGATCTGGAGGACCTGGGTCTGATCATCTCGCCCCATACTTCGGCCGGACGGGTACCTACCGCCGAGGGCTATCGCCTGTTCGTCGATTCCCTGCTCACGGTGCAGCCCCTGGAGCACTCGGTGTTTAGCGAACTTGAGGAGGAACTCAGGTCCACCGATAACACTGGCAGGGCCCTGCAAAGCGCCTCCCGCTGGCTGTCACGCATGTCCAGCATGGCCGGGGTGGTGACCCTGCCCAAGCCGGAGCGGGTGGTGTTTCGCCAGATCGAATTTCTGCGCCTCTCGGCAGGACGCATCCTGGCCATTCTGGTGACCGTGGATGGGGAGGTGATCAACCGGGTGATCCACTCCCGCCGGGACTATAGCGCCTCCGAGCTGGAGCAGAGCGCCAATTACCTGACTCAGACCTTCAGCGGCCATTCCCTGGCACAGGTGCGTGAGCGCATGCTACAGGAGCTGCAGGCCACCCGCGAGGACATGAACCGGCTCAGCCGCCAGGCGGTGGAGATGGCCGGCCAGGTGTTTGACGATGAGGACGCCGAGGGCGACTGCGTCATCTCCGGCCAGACCAACCTGATGGGCTTTGACGAACTGGCCGAGATGCAGCGCCTGCGCCGCCTGTTCGATGCCTTCACCGAGAAGCACGAGATCCTGCGCCTGCTGGATGACTGTATGTCGGCCGAGGGGATTCAGATCTTCATCGGCCAGGAGTCGGGCTATCAGTCCTTCGACGGTTGCAGCCTGGTGACCGCCCCTTACAAGCTGGATAATCAGGTGGTGGGCATGCTCGGCGTCATCGGTCCCACGCGCATGGCCTACGACAGGGTCATTCCCCTGGTGGATGTCACCGCCAAGCTGCTGGGCGCGGCGCTGAAGAAGCCAGATTGA
- a CDS encoding thiamine pyrophosphate-binding protein has translation MNKQISVSQALVAFLQRLEVGCIFGMPGAHILPVYDALNDSGIQVVLAKHEQGAAFMAGGYARAAGSQSGRIGACIATAGPGATNLITGIANAYAERLPLLVITGETPTHIFGKGGLQESSGEGGSIDQVALFKGITRYAKTVERTEYLAQVFNQAAQVLRSAQPAPVLLSLPFDVQKEAVDADILDQISTRPRRPRLHFHPSQLRELHALLGKAERPVILAGHGCLAAGAEQQLRQLSQSQGIPVATSLKGKGVVAENSPLALGTLGVTSGGLAYEYISRSADLLLIIGAGFNERTSYVWDQKLLAGKRIIQIDQNPMQLEKVFSADLAINADIGELLQALLADLGRRAQPEPRIRRAKQELAQLRQHVDAGYSLFQSGFSLVEQLFSRLAERFPANTRLFDDNIIFAQNFFPVSADNRYYPNSGISSLGHAIPAAIGAQFERKQPTFAVIGDGGFQMCCMELMTAVNYRIPLNVILFNNATMGLIRKNQRQHYGGRFLSCDFSNPDFELLARSFGIQHRRVAEAADLDGLFGELDLEQGINLIEVMIDKNAYPNYSSKR, from the coding sequence ATGAACAAGCAAATAAGCGTCAGCCAAGCCCTTGTTGCCTTTCTCCAGCGTCTTGAGGTCGGCTGCATCTTCGGCATGCCCGGCGCCCATATCTTGCCGGTGTACGATGCCCTCAACGACTCCGGCATCCAGGTGGTGCTGGCCAAGCATGAGCAGGGTGCCGCCTTCATGGCCGGTGGCTATGCCCGAGCGGCTGGATCCCAATCGGGCCGCATCGGTGCCTGCATCGCCACCGCCGGGCCCGGTGCCACCAATCTGATCACCGGCATCGCTAACGCCTATGCCGAGCGCCTGCCGCTGTTGGTGATCACCGGCGAGACCCCCACCCACATCTTCGGCAAGGGTGGCCTGCAGGAAAGCTCGGGGGAGGGCGGCAGTATCGATCAGGTGGCCCTGTTCAAGGGCATCACCCGCTACGCCAAGACGGTGGAGCGTACCGAGTATCTGGCGCAGGTGTTCAATCAGGCGGCGCAGGTGCTGCGCTCTGCCCAGCCCGCGCCGGTGCTGCTCAGCCTGCCCTTCGACGTACAGAAGGAAGCGGTGGATGCGGACATCCTGGATCAGATCAGCACCAGACCACGGCGTCCGCGGTTGCATTTCCACCCCAGCCAGCTGCGCGAACTCCATGCTCTGCTGGGCAAGGCCGAGCGGCCGGTAATCCTCGCCGGCCACGGCTGTCTCGCGGCCGGGGCCGAGCAGCAGCTGCGCCAGCTCAGCCAGAGTCAGGGCATTCCGGTGGCCACCAGCCTCAAGGGCAAGGGCGTGGTGGCGGAGAATTCGCCCCTGGCCCTGGGCACCCTGGGGGTTACCTCCGGTGGCCTGGCCTATGAGTACATCAGCCGCAGCGCCGATCTGCTGCTGATCATTGGTGCCGGTTTTAACGAGCGCACCAGCTATGTCTGGGATCAAAAGCTCTTGGCGGGCAAGCGCATCATCCAGATCGACCAGAATCCCATGCAGCTGGAGAAGGTGTTCAGCGCCGACCTGGCGATCAACGCCGACATCGGCGAGCTCCTGCAGGCCCTGCTGGCTGATCTGGGCCGCCGTGCCCAGCCGGAGCCGCGTATCCGCCGTGCCAAGCAGGAGCTGGCCCAGCTGCGCCAGCATGTCGATGCGGGCTACAGCCTGTTCCAGTCCGGCTTCTCCCTGGTGGAGCAGCTGTTCAGCCGGCTGGCAGAGCGCTTTCCCGCCAACACCCGGCTGTTTGACGACAACATCATCTTTGCCCAGAACTTCTTCCCGGTATCGGCGGACAACCGCTACTACCCCAATTCCGGCATCTCCTCCCTGGGGCATGCGATCCCGGCCGCCATTGGCGCCCAGTTTGAGCGAAAGCAGCCGACCTTCGCCGTGATCGGTGACGGCGGCTTTCAGATGTGCTGCATGGAGTTGATGACGGCGGTGAATTACCGCATCCCGCTGAATGTCATCCTGTTCAACAACGCCACCATGGGCCTGATCCGCAAGAACCAGCGCCAGCACTACGGCGGCCGTTTCCTCAGCTGCGACTTCAGCAATCCGGATTTCGAGCTGCTTGCCCGTTCCTTCGGCATCCAGCACCGCCGCGTGGCCGAAGCGGCCGATCTTGATGGCCTGTTTGGCGAGCTGGACCTGGAACAGGGCATCAACCTGATCGAGGTGATGATCGACAAGAATGCCTATCCCAATTACTCGTCCAAGCGTTGA
- a CDS encoding leucyl/phenylalanyl-tRNA--protein transferase has product MIALLDPLRHQAFPDPEQAATEPDGLLALGGDLSPERLLAAYRRGIFPWYNEGQPILWWSPNPRTLLYPARLHLSRSLKKRLRRCDYRIAFDTDFAAVIDACAAPRRQDSGTWITQDMRDAYLRLHRLGHAHSVEVWQEGELVGGLYGIGIKRAFFGESMFSRVDDGSKIALAGLVHGFAAQLDLIDCQVRNAHLISLGAQELERQEFGRQLAIACAAASGPEFAGVGFSAQAILAGPPCSTRSPKAAP; this is encoded by the coding sequence ATGATCGCCCTGCTCGATCCACTCAGGCACCAGGCCTTTCCCGACCCGGAACAGGCCGCGACCGAACCCGATGGGCTGCTGGCCCTGGGCGGCGATCTCAGTCCCGAGCGCCTGCTGGCGGCCTATCGGCGGGGCATCTTCCCCTGGTACAACGAGGGGCAGCCAATCCTCTGGTGGAGCCCCAACCCGCGCACCCTGCTCTACCCGGCCCGGCTGCACCTGTCCCGCAGCCTGAAGAAGCGTCTGCGCCGTTGTGATTACCGCATCGCCTTCGATACCGATTTTGCGGCGGTGATCGATGCCTGCGCCGCGCCCCGGCGGCAGGATAGCGGCACCTGGATCACCCAGGACATGCGCGACGCCTACCTGCGCCTGCACCGGCTGGGCCATGCCCATTCGGTGGAGGTCTGGCAGGAGGGGGAACTGGTGGGCGGGCTCTATGGCATCGGTATCAAGCGGGCGTTCTTTGGCGAGTCCATGTTCAGCCGGGTGGATGATGGCTCCAAGATCGCCCTGGCAGGGCTGGTGCATGGCTTTGCGGCCCAGCTGGACCTGATCGACTGCCAGGTACGCAATGCGCACCTGATCTCCCTGGGGGCGCAGGAGCTGGAACGACAGGAATTCGGCCGCCAACTGGCCATCGCCTGCGCAGCGGCCTCGGGGCCTGAGTTTGCCGGGGTGGGCTTCAGTGCCCAGGCGATTCTGGCGGGGCCTCCTTGCTCGACTCGATCCCCGAAAGCAGCCCCTTGA
- a CDS encoding V-type ATP synthase subunit D has protein sequence MSKLRLRTTPTKSSLLRLKRQLRFLHNGHALLERKRELLTRLVYERLGEFKQRRAAAQESLKQAYYWLSLAQLRMGGRSMHQASLGISPAVEISILPRRALGIQYPAVQAQLLPLQPVGLLGIDPSFDEARKCFAEATQKLAILAEAEMALCRLISEQRKAQKRVNALKYNIIPAYDQAIRRIKDLLEEEERATLFAIKRLNEHGKSL, from the coding sequence ATGAGCAAGCTGCGCCTGCGCACCACGCCGACCAAAAGCAGCCTGCTGCGGCTGAAAAGACAGCTGCGCTTCCTGCACAACGGCCACGCCCTGCTGGAGCGCAAGCGCGAATTGCTCACCCGCCTGGTCTATGAACGCCTGGGGGAATTCAAACAACGCCGCGCCGCCGCCCAGGAGAGCCTGAAGCAGGCCTATTACTGGCTGAGCCTGGCCCAGCTGCGCATGGGCGGACGCAGCATGCACCAGGCCAGCTTAGGGATTTCTCCGGCGGTGGAGATCAGCATCCTGCCGCGCCGCGCCCTGGGGATTCAATATCCCGCGGTGCAGGCCCAGCTGTTGCCCCTGCAGCCGGTGGGCCTGCTGGGCATAGACCCCAGCTTCGATGAGGCGCGCAAATGCTTCGCCGAGGCAACGCAGAAGCTGGCTATCCTCGCCGAAGCGGAAATGGCCCTCTGCCGCCTGATCAGCGAACAGCGCAAGGCGCAAAAACGGGTCAACGCGCTGAAATACAACATCATCCCCGCCTACGATCAGGCCATCCGCCGAATCAAGGACCTGCTGGAAGAGGAAGAACGCGCCACCCTGTTCGCCATCAAGCGGCTGAACGAGCATGGCAAGTCCCTATAG
- a CDS encoding prohibitin family protein, with protein sequence MKAVLLRLFRKISLGLSFLVFIGLFLLIVLWDSMVFTTPVGHTSIVWHRLFWSGDRISQGPLSEGLHIIFPWDVFYTYDLRLQYHKQTYQVVSKDGLHFNVDMTFRWRAVPENILILNQTIGPDYLEKLLVPEVGSVTREVVAHYTAEALYTNERAKVQQAIYDEVTDDSLANGICHRDCLEHQDVVVLTDILIKRVELPEHIVNAIERKLEQSQVAQEYRFRVEREKLESERKRIEAEGIRAFQETVTPAISESYLRWRGIEATLKLSQSPNSKVVVIGNSATGLPLILDTSDRLPVNLPTTNSDQAEDGNSSLDEHLRNDQTSLEEVDHLQPMPKQSLPLAD encoded by the coding sequence ATGAAGGCCGTTTTGCTTCGTCTGTTCCGGAAGATCAGCCTCGGCCTGAGCTTTCTGGTTTTTATCGGGCTCTTTCTGCTGATCGTGCTTTGGGACTCCATGGTCTTTACCACCCCGGTTGGCCACACCAGTATTGTCTGGCATCGGCTGTTCTGGTCCGGTGATCGAATCTCTCAGGGGCCCTTGTCCGAGGGGTTGCATATCATATTTCCCTGGGATGTCTTTTACACCTATGACCTGCGCCTGCAATACCACAAGCAGACCTATCAGGTGGTATCCAAGGATGGTCTGCATTTTAATGTGGACATGACCTTTCGTTGGCGTGCCGTACCGGAAAATATCCTGATCCTGAATCAGACCATTGGCCCGGATTATCTGGAAAAATTGCTGGTGCCCGAGGTGGGTTCCGTGACCCGCGAAGTGGTCGCCCACTACACGGCCGAGGCCCTCTATACCAATGAAAGGGCCAAGGTGCAGCAGGCGATCTATGATGAGGTGACCGACGACTCCCTGGCCAACGGCATTTGCCATCGTGATTGCCTGGAGCACCAGGACGTGGTCGTTTTGACGGACATACTGATCAAACGGGTCGAACTACCGGAACATATCGTCAATGCCATCGAGCGCAAGCTGGAGCAGTCTCAGGTGGCCCAGGAATATCGCTTCCGGGTCGAGCGCGAAAAACTGGAGAGCGAACGCAAGCGCATCGAGGCCGAGGGCATACGCGCCTTCCAGGAGACCGTCACCCCGGCCATCTCGGAGAGCTATCTACGCTGGCGCGGGATCGAGGCGACGCTGAAATTATCCCAGTCGCCCAACAGCAAGGTGGTGGTCATCGGCAACAGCGCCACCGGCCTGCCTTTGATCCTGGATACCTCAGACCGCTTGCCGGTTAATCTGCCCACGACCAACTCGGACCAGGCCGAAGACGGCAATTCCTCCCTGGATGAGCACTTGCGCAACGACCAGACCAGCCTGGAAGAGGTCGATCACCTACAGCCAATGCCCAAACAGTCCCTTCCCCTTGCCGATTGA